One segment of Ziziphus jujuba cultivar Dongzao chromosome 12, ASM3175591v1 DNA contains the following:
- the LOC107429107 gene encoding protein PHYLLO, chloroplastic isoform X1: MKLLLRDSFFHLPYPIPQSQSRNTKCLPWMRPLPPPLQFLNRRNSYHFNLSSKVVFGVRFDGPIMEIGKDSGMEDGDFVVETCITRTLPPALTLEKGLESIKDAVQKLKLNPPSTSSGFFRFQVAVPPSAKALDWFCCQPESSEVFPVFFMSKETKNPDCKSLYVNETRGVFGIGSAVHFTRSSSSISGEKTTTKRYLSNDSTLVMAYGFTDVNFDKELSFMKHEEDCYYFFIPQLELNEYEGTSILAVTLAWCDSSICTFAEAIESYELSLHQATCHICPTEKRCSKSIISTFRKLNVLEDRTLLMVYTNTLSAGGNYVVKDFMELVQKEMSSSRQFCIRLSPTVVVSSNMLDNDSDKCYSVQDCANINAVWASIIIEECFRNGLTYFCVAPGSRSSPLAVAASTHPLITCIACFDERSLAFHAVGYARGSCRPAVVITSSGTAVSNLLPAVVEANQDFVPLLLLTADRPAELQDAGANQSINQINHFGSFVRFFFSLPAPTDHIPARMVLTTVDSAVHWATSSPCGPVHINCPFREPLENSPSKWMLSCLKGLDFWMSSAEPFTKYIQIKHAHASNNTPAEFSEVLNVIQKVNKGLLLIGAIHTEDEIWAVLLLAKRLLWPVVADILSGLRLRKFLISFPEIKNNIVFVDHLDHALLSDFVRGWIRVDVILQIGSRITSKRVLKLLEECTPLSYIMVDKHPFRYDPSHIVTHRIHSNIVEFADYLLKLKFPNKSNEWSTCLHTLNMTVARELSFQIHAESSLTEPLVSRTISEALSTESALFIGNSMAIRDADMYGCGWSNCSRGIATTPLDLELPSHFILVAGNRGASGIDGLLSTAVGFAVGCNKRVLCVVGDISFLHDTNGLAILNQRTLRKPMTILVINNHGGAIFSLLPIADRVEPKILSKYFYTSHNVSISGLCMAHGVKHLEVQTKAELQDALFTSQREEMDSVIEVGGHIDNNAIFHSTLRKFALLAANDALSVLQRLSVKDSVSDDLFLCKVHRMEYSLFRIQLCSPPTKITANYEHNNFYREGFILSLYLDDGSVGYGEVAPLDFCKENLQGVEEQLRLILHVMKGAKISCFIPLLKGSFSSWIWTSLGILPSSLFPSVRCGLEMAILNAIAARQDSNLLSIFHSWKDERHKPKGLSKVKICALVDSKGTPTEVAASVASLVEEGFVAIKLKVARQRSPMHDAEVIQEVRKKVGQHIELRVDANRNWTFQEAIQFGSLVRDCNLQYIEEPVKDETDIIRFCEESGLPVALDETIDSIQENPLDMLAKYKHPGIVAIVIKPSVVGGFENAAMIAQWAQQHGKMAVVSATFESGLGLSAYIHFSCYLEQKNVEVCKIMNNKSVPSIAHGLGTYQWLKEDVATTPLKISQNAFTGFVEASVVDADQLLKSFQVNHHVVQRNFTGESVCRYQLPVESNGFTCLFKVQEIGQTSKENVLVFLHGFLGTGEDWISIMEAISGCSRCISIDLPGHGGTKIQNHSNNTMKESCMSVEVVADVICNLIHQITPGKVTIVGYSMGARIALYMALKFTDKVKGAVVISGSPGLKNEVARKVRKAKDDSRASFLVAYGLHLFVENWYAGPLWSSLRGHPKFKQIVASRLHHEDVQSLAKLLSDSSVGRQLPLWEDLKHTETPLLFIVGEKDSKFKAIAHEMCYTIDSSRKTSDASSSDVYELFEIPDSGHAPHLENPLPVVSALRRFNFKLEDGNTTNLSSQ, encoded by the exons ATGAAACTGCTTCTCAGAGACTCCTTCTTTCATCTTCCATATCCAATTCCTCAATCCCAATCCCGCAACACCAAGTGTCTTCCATGGATGAGGCCCTTGCCACCGCCTCTTCAATTCCTCAATCGACGAAACTCATACCACTTCAACCTCTCGtccaag gttgTGTTCGGTGTGCGATTTGACGGTCCGATAATGGAAATCGGCAAGGATTCGGGAATGGAGGACGGGGATTTTGTGGTGGAAACTTGCATTACACGTACTCTACCTCCGGCATTGACGCTTGAGAAGGGATTAGAGAGTATCAAAGATGCTGTGCAGAAGTTGAAGTTGAATCCTCCTTCTACCTCCAGTGGGTTCTTTCGGTTTCAG GTGGCTGTGCCTCCCAGTGCGAAAGCTTTAGATTGGTTTTGCTGTCAGCCGGAGTCTTCCGAGGTTTTCCCTGTGTTTTTCATGtccaaggaaacaaaaaatcctGATTGTAAATCACTTTACGTGAATGAAACCCGTGGGGTTTTTGGAATTGGGTCTGCTGTTCACTTTACACGgagttcttcttctatctcaggagagaagacaacgaccaaaag ATATCTCTCAAATGATTCAACCCTTGTAATGGCTTATGGTTTTACGGATGTTAATTTTGACAAAGAGTTGTCTTTCATGAAGCATGAAGAAGATTGTTATTACTTTTTCATTCCTCAG CTTGAGCTGAATGAGTATGAGGGCACTTCTATTTTAGCAGTAACACTTGCATGGTGTGACTCTTCTATTTGCACGTTTGCGGAAGCCATTGAATCTTATGAGTTATCTCTACATCAG GCCACTTGTCACATTTGTCCAACAGAGAAACGTTGCTCCAAAAGCATAATATCTACATTTAGAAAGCTCAATGTACTGGAGGATAGAACTCTTTTGATG GTTTACACGAACACTCTTTCGGCAGGAGGGAATTATGTTGTGAAAGACTTCATGGAACTG GTACAGAAAGAGATGTCATCTTCCAGGCAATTTTGCATTAGGCTTTCGCCAACTGTAGTCGTTTCCAGTAACATG TTGGATAATGACAGTGACAAATGCTACTCAGTGCAAGATTGTGCAAACATCAATGCTGTTTGGGCTTCAATTATAATTGAAGAATGTTTTCGAAATGGTTTGACG tATTTTTGTGTAGCTCCAGGATCAAGATCATCCCCCCTTGCTGTGGCTGCTTCAACTCATCCACTTATCACGTGTATTGCATGTTTCGATGAGCGCTCGCTTGCATTTCATGCTGTTGGATATGCAAGAGGATCTTGCAGACCGGCAGTAGTTATAACATCATCTGGCACTGCAGTTTCTAACCTTCTTCCTGCA GTTGTTGAGGCCAATCAGGATTTTGTACCTCTTCTGTTGCTCACAGCTGATCGTCCTGCTGAGCTGCAGGATGCTGGAGCAAACCAGTCAATTAATCAG ATCAACCATTTTGGTTCTTTTGTGAGGTTCTTCTTCAGTCTTCCTGCACCCACTGATCATATTCCTGCACGAATGGTTCTTACCACAGTTGACTCTGCTGTTCATTGGGCAACATCTTCACCTTGTGGTCCTGTTCATATCAACTGTCCTTTCAGGGAACCACTAGAAAATAGCCCTAGCAAATGGATGTTGAGCTGTTTAAAGGGATTAGACTTCTGGATGTCTAGTGCTGAGCCATTTACCAAGTATATCCAAATAAAACATGCTCACGCATCTAATAATACTCCTGCCGAATTCTCAGAGGTTCTAAATGTAATTCAAAAGGTTAATAAAGGACTTCTGCTTATTGGAGCAATCCATACAGAAGACGAGATATGGGCAGTTCTTCTCTTGGCTAAACGGCTTTTGTGGCCTGTCGTAGCTGATATCTTGTCAGGATTACGATTGAGAaagtttttgatttcttttccggaaattaaaaataatatagtctTTGTCGATCATCTGGACCATGCCCTGCTTTCAGATTTTGTCAGGGGTTGGATACGCGTTGATGTGATTCTTCAG ATTGGGAGTAGGATTACGAGCAAACGTGTTTTGAAGCTGCTAGAGGAATGCACTCCTCTCTCTTATATCATGGTTGACAAGCATCCATTCCGTTATGATCCTTCTCATATTGTAACGCATAGGATCCACAGCAACATTGTTGAATTTGCTGATTATTTACTTAAATTGAAATTTCCGAATAAGAGCAATGAATGGAGCACTTGTCTACACACATTAAATATGACG GTTGCAAGGGAGTTATCATTTCAAATTCATGCAGAATCCTCCTTGACCGAGCCTCTAGTTTCACGCACAATTTCAGAAGCACTTTCAACTGAGTCTGCTCTTTTCATAGGAAACAGTATGGCAATACGTGATGCAGACATGTATGGATGTGGTTGGTCAAATTGTAGTCGTGGTATTGCAACAACGCCTTTAGACTTGGAATTACCATCTCACTTTATATTGGTGGCTGGGAATAGGGGAGCTAGTGGTATTGATGGGTTGCTTAGCACAGCTGTTGGCTTTGCTGTAGGATGTAATAAAAGA GTGCTTTGTGTGGTTGGAGATATTTCATTTCTTCATGACACCAATGGCTTGGCAATTTTAAACCAAAG GACATTGCGAAAACCTATGACGATACTAGTGATTAATAATCACGGCGGTGCGATATTCAGTCTCCTTCCCATTGCGGATAGAGttgaaccaaaaatattgaGTAAATATTTCTACACCTCTCATAATGTTTCAATCAGTGGACTGTGCATGGCACATGG TGTTAAGCATTTAGAAGTACAGACAAAAGCAGAGCTTCAAGATGCATTATTTACATCTCAACGTGAAGAGATGGATTCTGTTATTGAAGTTGGAGGCCATATTGATAATAATGCTATCTTCCACAG TACTTTAAGAAAATTTGCACTCCTAGCAGCAAATGATGCTTTAAGTGTCCTTCAAAGGCTTTCTGTTAAAGACTCTGTATCAGATGATTTGTTTCTTTGCAAAGTCCATAGAATGGAGTACTCATTATTTAG GATACAGCTATGTTCTCCACCTACTAAGATTACTGCAAATTATGAGCACAACAACTTCTATAGAGAAGGGTTCATTTTGTCTTTGTATCTTGATGATGGAAGTGTTGGGTATGGTGAG GTTGCACCTCTAGATTTCTGTAAGGAAAACCTGCAAGGTGTGGAGGAGCAACTGAGACTTATTCTTCATGTGATGAAAGGAGCTAAAATTAGTTGCTTCATTCCTTTACTGAAGGGCTCATTTTCATCTTGGATATGGACTAGCCTGGGAATCCTG CCATCTTCACTCTTTCCAAGTGTCAGATGTGGTTTGGAAATGGCCATTCTCAATGCCATAGCAGCAAGACAAGATTCTAATCTTTTGAGCATATTCCATTCTTGGAAAGATGAAAGGCATAAACCTAAGGGATTGTCCAAAGTTAAGATTTGTGCCCTTGTTGATTCTAAGGGAACTCCCACTGAGGTAGCTGCTAGTGTTGCCTCACTTGTTGAAGAAGGATTTGTTGCAATAAAGCTAAAG GTAGCCCGTCAAAGGAGTCCCATGCATGATGCTGAAGTTATACAAGAAGTAAGAAAGAAGGTTGGACAACATATTGAACTTCGTGTAGATGCCAATCGAAACTGGACCTTTCAAGAAGCTATTCAATTTGGTTCGTTGGTTCGGGATTGTAATCTGCAATATATTGAG GAACCCGTTAAAGATGAAACTGATATTATCCGGTTCTGTGAAGAAAGTGGGCTACCTGTGGCATTGGATGAAACTATTGACAGTATTCAAGAAAATCCACTCGATATGCTTGCAAAATATAAACATCCAGGAATAGTAGCTATT GTTATTAAACCAAGTGTTGTTGGAGGCTTTGAAAATGCAGCAATGATTGCCCAATGGGCCCAGCAGCATGGGAAAATGGCTGTTGTCAGTGCTACATTTGAAAGTGGCCTGGGCTTGTCTGCATATATTCATTTCTCCTGTTATCTTGAGCAGAAGAATGTAGAGGTATgtaaaataatgaataataagtCAGTGCCATCTATTGCCCATGGTCTAGGAACATACCAATGGCTTAAAGAAGATGTGGCAACCACTCCTCTTAAGATCAGCCAGAATGCATTTACTGGCTTTGTAGAAGCATCTGTTGTCGATGCTGATCAGCTTCTGAAGTCATTTCAAGTCAACCACCATGTTGTTCAAAGAAACTTTACTGGAGAGAGTGTTTGTAGATACCAATTGCCTGTGGAGTCTAACGGTTTCACTTGTCTCTTCAAAGTTCAGGAGATTGGTCAAACATCTAAG GAGAATGTACTTGTGTTTCTTCATGGATTTCTTGGAACTGGAGAAGACTGGATTTCTATCATGGAGGCCATTTCAGGTTGTTCTAGGTGCATTTCAATTGACCTTCCTGGTCATGGAGGAACAAAGATACAAAACCATAGCAACAACACCATGAAGGAATCATGTATGTCAGTTGAAGTAGTTGCAGAcgtaatttgtaatttgattcATCAAATTACTCCTGGGAAAGTTACCATTGTGGGATATTCGATGGGTGCAAGAATTGCTTTATATATGGCTCTTAAGTTTACTGACAAG GTCAAAGGAGCTGTTGTAATATCTGGAAGCCCTGGCTTGAAAAATGAAGTTGCCAGAAAAGTTCGTAAAGCCAAAGATGACTCTAGAGCTAGTTTCCTAGTTGCATATGGTTTGCATCTCTTTGTAGAAAACTGGTATGCAGGACCTCTGTGGAGCAG CCTAAGAGGCCATCCCAAATTTAAGCAAATAGTTGCCAGCCGCCTGCATCATGAAGATGTGCAGTCTCTCGCGAAACTTCTGTCTGATTCAAGTGTTGGGAGACAACT ACCATTGTGGGAGGACTTGAAGCATACCGAAACTCCTCTTTTGTTCATTGTTGGGGAGAAGGATAGTAAATTTAAAGCAATTGCTCATGAAATGTGTTACACAATTGATAGCAGTAGGAAGACCAGTGATGCCTCATCTAGTGATGTTTATGAATTATTCGAGATACCCGATTCGGGGCATGCACCGCATCTAGAAAACCCTCTTCCTGTTGTTAGTGCATTGAGACGATTCAATTTCAAACTAGAGGATGGAAACACTACGAACTTGTCAAGCCAATAA
- the LOC107429107 gene encoding protein PHYLLO, chloroplastic isoform X3, with translation MKLLLRDSFFHLPYPIPQSQSRNTKCLPWMRPLPPPLQFLNRRNSYHFNLSSKVVFGVRFDGPIMEIGKDSGMEDGDFVVETCITRTLPPALTLEKGLESIKDAVQKLKLNPPSTSSGFFRFQVAVPPSAKALDWFCCQPESSEVFPVFFMSKETKNPDCKSLYVNETRGVFGIGSAVHFTRSSSSISGEKTTTKRYLSNDSTLVMAYGFTDVNFDKELSFMKHEEDCYYFFIPQLELNEYEGTSILAVTLAWCDSSICTFAEAIESYELSLHQVYTNTLSAGGNYVVKDFMELVQKEMSSSRQFCIRLSPTVVVSSNMLDNDSDKCYSVQDCANINAVWASIIIEECFRNGLTYFCVAPGSRSSPLAVAASTHPLITCIACFDERSLAFHAVGYARGSCRPAVVITSSGTAVSNLLPAVVEANQDFVPLLLLTADRPAELQDAGANQSINQINHFGSFVRFFFSLPAPTDHIPARMVLTTVDSAVHWATSSPCGPVHINCPFREPLENSPSKWMLSCLKGLDFWMSSAEPFTKYIQIKHAHASNNTPAEFSEVLNVIQKVNKGLLLIGAIHTEDEIWAVLLLAKRLLWPVVADILSGLRLRKFLISFPEIKNNIVFVDHLDHALLSDFVRGWIRVDVILQIGSRITSKRVLKLLEECTPLSYIMVDKHPFRYDPSHIVTHRIHSNIVEFADYLLKLKFPNKSNEWSTCLHTLNMTVARELSFQIHAESSLTEPLVSRTISEALSTESALFIGNSMAIRDADMYGCGWSNCSRGIATTPLDLELPSHFILVAGNRGASGIDGLLSTAVGFAVGCNKRVLCVVGDISFLHDTNGLAILNQRTLRKPMTILVINNHGGAIFSLLPIADRVEPKILSKYFYTSHNVSISGLCMAHGVKHLEVQTKAELQDALFTSQREEMDSVIEVGGHIDNNAIFHSTLRKFALLAANDALSVLQRLSVKDSVSDDLFLCKVHRMEYSLFRIQLCSPPTKITANYEHNNFYREGFILSLYLDDGSVGYGEVAPLDFCKENLQGVEEQLRLILHVMKGAKISCFIPLLKGSFSSWIWTSLGILPSSLFPSVRCGLEMAILNAIAARQDSNLLSIFHSWKDERHKPKGLSKVKICALVDSKGTPTEVAASVASLVEEGFVAIKLKVARQRSPMHDAEVIQEVRKKVGQHIELRVDANRNWTFQEAIQFGSLVRDCNLQYIEEPVKDETDIIRFCEESGLPVALDETIDSIQENPLDMLAKYKHPGIVAIVIKPSVVGGFENAAMIAQWAQQHGKMAVVSATFESGLGLSAYIHFSCYLEQKNVEVCKIMNNKSVPSIAHGLGTYQWLKEDVATTPLKISQNAFTGFVEASVVDADQLLKSFQVNHHVVQRNFTGESVCRYQLPVESNGFTCLFKVQEIGQTSKENVLVFLHGFLGTGEDWISIMEAISGCSRCISIDLPGHGGTKIQNHSNNTMKESCMSVEVVADVICNLIHQITPGKVTIVGYSMGARIALYMALKFTDKVKGAVVISGSPGLKNEVARKVRKAKDDSRASFLVAYGLHLFVENWYAGPLWSSLRGHPKFKQIVASRLHHEDVQSLAKLLSDSSVGRQLPLWEDLKHTETPLLFIVGEKDSKFKAIAHEMCYTIDSSRKTSDASSSDVYELFEIPDSGHAPHLENPLPVVSALRRFNFKLEDGNTTNLSSQ, from the exons ATGAAACTGCTTCTCAGAGACTCCTTCTTTCATCTTCCATATCCAATTCCTCAATCCCAATCCCGCAACACCAAGTGTCTTCCATGGATGAGGCCCTTGCCACCGCCTCTTCAATTCCTCAATCGACGAAACTCATACCACTTCAACCTCTCGtccaag gttgTGTTCGGTGTGCGATTTGACGGTCCGATAATGGAAATCGGCAAGGATTCGGGAATGGAGGACGGGGATTTTGTGGTGGAAACTTGCATTACACGTACTCTACCTCCGGCATTGACGCTTGAGAAGGGATTAGAGAGTATCAAAGATGCTGTGCAGAAGTTGAAGTTGAATCCTCCTTCTACCTCCAGTGGGTTCTTTCGGTTTCAG GTGGCTGTGCCTCCCAGTGCGAAAGCTTTAGATTGGTTTTGCTGTCAGCCGGAGTCTTCCGAGGTTTTCCCTGTGTTTTTCATGtccaaggaaacaaaaaatcctGATTGTAAATCACTTTACGTGAATGAAACCCGTGGGGTTTTTGGAATTGGGTCTGCTGTTCACTTTACACGgagttcttcttctatctcaggagagaagacaacgaccaaaag ATATCTCTCAAATGATTCAACCCTTGTAATGGCTTATGGTTTTACGGATGTTAATTTTGACAAAGAGTTGTCTTTCATGAAGCATGAAGAAGATTGTTATTACTTTTTCATTCCTCAG CTTGAGCTGAATGAGTATGAGGGCACTTCTATTTTAGCAGTAACACTTGCATGGTGTGACTCTTCTATTTGCACGTTTGCGGAAGCCATTGAATCTTATGAGTTATCTCTACATCAG GTTTACACGAACACTCTTTCGGCAGGAGGGAATTATGTTGTGAAAGACTTCATGGAACTG GTACAGAAAGAGATGTCATCTTCCAGGCAATTTTGCATTAGGCTTTCGCCAACTGTAGTCGTTTCCAGTAACATG TTGGATAATGACAGTGACAAATGCTACTCAGTGCAAGATTGTGCAAACATCAATGCTGTTTGGGCTTCAATTATAATTGAAGAATGTTTTCGAAATGGTTTGACG tATTTTTGTGTAGCTCCAGGATCAAGATCATCCCCCCTTGCTGTGGCTGCTTCAACTCATCCACTTATCACGTGTATTGCATGTTTCGATGAGCGCTCGCTTGCATTTCATGCTGTTGGATATGCAAGAGGATCTTGCAGACCGGCAGTAGTTATAACATCATCTGGCACTGCAGTTTCTAACCTTCTTCCTGCA GTTGTTGAGGCCAATCAGGATTTTGTACCTCTTCTGTTGCTCACAGCTGATCGTCCTGCTGAGCTGCAGGATGCTGGAGCAAACCAGTCAATTAATCAG ATCAACCATTTTGGTTCTTTTGTGAGGTTCTTCTTCAGTCTTCCTGCACCCACTGATCATATTCCTGCACGAATGGTTCTTACCACAGTTGACTCTGCTGTTCATTGGGCAACATCTTCACCTTGTGGTCCTGTTCATATCAACTGTCCTTTCAGGGAACCACTAGAAAATAGCCCTAGCAAATGGATGTTGAGCTGTTTAAAGGGATTAGACTTCTGGATGTCTAGTGCTGAGCCATTTACCAAGTATATCCAAATAAAACATGCTCACGCATCTAATAATACTCCTGCCGAATTCTCAGAGGTTCTAAATGTAATTCAAAAGGTTAATAAAGGACTTCTGCTTATTGGAGCAATCCATACAGAAGACGAGATATGGGCAGTTCTTCTCTTGGCTAAACGGCTTTTGTGGCCTGTCGTAGCTGATATCTTGTCAGGATTACGATTGAGAaagtttttgatttcttttccggaaattaaaaataatatagtctTTGTCGATCATCTGGACCATGCCCTGCTTTCAGATTTTGTCAGGGGTTGGATACGCGTTGATGTGATTCTTCAG ATTGGGAGTAGGATTACGAGCAAACGTGTTTTGAAGCTGCTAGAGGAATGCACTCCTCTCTCTTATATCATGGTTGACAAGCATCCATTCCGTTATGATCCTTCTCATATTGTAACGCATAGGATCCACAGCAACATTGTTGAATTTGCTGATTATTTACTTAAATTGAAATTTCCGAATAAGAGCAATGAATGGAGCACTTGTCTACACACATTAAATATGACG GTTGCAAGGGAGTTATCATTTCAAATTCATGCAGAATCCTCCTTGACCGAGCCTCTAGTTTCACGCACAATTTCAGAAGCACTTTCAACTGAGTCTGCTCTTTTCATAGGAAACAGTATGGCAATACGTGATGCAGACATGTATGGATGTGGTTGGTCAAATTGTAGTCGTGGTATTGCAACAACGCCTTTAGACTTGGAATTACCATCTCACTTTATATTGGTGGCTGGGAATAGGGGAGCTAGTGGTATTGATGGGTTGCTTAGCACAGCTGTTGGCTTTGCTGTAGGATGTAATAAAAGA GTGCTTTGTGTGGTTGGAGATATTTCATTTCTTCATGACACCAATGGCTTGGCAATTTTAAACCAAAG GACATTGCGAAAACCTATGACGATACTAGTGATTAATAATCACGGCGGTGCGATATTCAGTCTCCTTCCCATTGCGGATAGAGttgaaccaaaaatattgaGTAAATATTTCTACACCTCTCATAATGTTTCAATCAGTGGACTGTGCATGGCACATGG TGTTAAGCATTTAGAAGTACAGACAAAAGCAGAGCTTCAAGATGCATTATTTACATCTCAACGTGAAGAGATGGATTCTGTTATTGAAGTTGGAGGCCATATTGATAATAATGCTATCTTCCACAG TACTTTAAGAAAATTTGCACTCCTAGCAGCAAATGATGCTTTAAGTGTCCTTCAAAGGCTTTCTGTTAAAGACTCTGTATCAGATGATTTGTTTCTTTGCAAAGTCCATAGAATGGAGTACTCATTATTTAG GATACAGCTATGTTCTCCACCTACTAAGATTACTGCAAATTATGAGCACAACAACTTCTATAGAGAAGGGTTCATTTTGTCTTTGTATCTTGATGATGGAAGTGTTGGGTATGGTGAG GTTGCACCTCTAGATTTCTGTAAGGAAAACCTGCAAGGTGTGGAGGAGCAACTGAGACTTATTCTTCATGTGATGAAAGGAGCTAAAATTAGTTGCTTCATTCCTTTACTGAAGGGCTCATTTTCATCTTGGATATGGACTAGCCTGGGAATCCTG CCATCTTCACTCTTTCCAAGTGTCAGATGTGGTTTGGAAATGGCCATTCTCAATGCCATAGCAGCAAGACAAGATTCTAATCTTTTGAGCATATTCCATTCTTGGAAAGATGAAAGGCATAAACCTAAGGGATTGTCCAAAGTTAAGATTTGTGCCCTTGTTGATTCTAAGGGAACTCCCACTGAGGTAGCTGCTAGTGTTGCCTCACTTGTTGAAGAAGGATTTGTTGCAATAAAGCTAAAG GTAGCCCGTCAAAGGAGTCCCATGCATGATGCTGAAGTTATACAAGAAGTAAGAAAGAAGGTTGGACAACATATTGAACTTCGTGTAGATGCCAATCGAAACTGGACCTTTCAAGAAGCTATTCAATTTGGTTCGTTGGTTCGGGATTGTAATCTGCAATATATTGAG GAACCCGTTAAAGATGAAACTGATATTATCCGGTTCTGTGAAGAAAGTGGGCTACCTGTGGCATTGGATGAAACTATTGACAGTATTCAAGAAAATCCACTCGATATGCTTGCAAAATATAAACATCCAGGAATAGTAGCTATT GTTATTAAACCAAGTGTTGTTGGAGGCTTTGAAAATGCAGCAATGATTGCCCAATGGGCCCAGCAGCATGGGAAAATGGCTGTTGTCAGTGCTACATTTGAAAGTGGCCTGGGCTTGTCTGCATATATTCATTTCTCCTGTTATCTTGAGCAGAAGAATGTAGAGGTATgtaaaataatgaataataagtCAGTGCCATCTATTGCCCATGGTCTAGGAACATACCAATGGCTTAAAGAAGATGTGGCAACCACTCCTCTTAAGATCAGCCAGAATGCATTTACTGGCTTTGTAGAAGCATCTGTTGTCGATGCTGATCAGCTTCTGAAGTCATTTCAAGTCAACCACCATGTTGTTCAAAGAAACTTTACTGGAGAGAGTGTTTGTAGATACCAATTGCCTGTGGAGTCTAACGGTTTCACTTGTCTCTTCAAAGTTCAGGAGATTGGTCAAACATCTAAG GAGAATGTACTTGTGTTTCTTCATGGATTTCTTGGAACTGGAGAAGACTGGATTTCTATCATGGAGGCCATTTCAGGTTGTTCTAGGTGCATTTCAATTGACCTTCCTGGTCATGGAGGAACAAAGATACAAAACCATAGCAACAACACCATGAAGGAATCATGTATGTCAGTTGAAGTAGTTGCAGAcgtaatttgtaatttgattcATCAAATTACTCCTGGGAAAGTTACCATTGTGGGATATTCGATGGGTGCAAGAATTGCTTTATATATGGCTCTTAAGTTTACTGACAAG GTCAAAGGAGCTGTTGTAATATCTGGAAGCCCTGGCTTGAAAAATGAAGTTGCCAGAAAAGTTCGTAAAGCCAAAGATGACTCTAGAGCTAGTTTCCTAGTTGCATATGGTTTGCATCTCTTTGTAGAAAACTGGTATGCAGGACCTCTGTGGAGCAG CCTAAGAGGCCATCCCAAATTTAAGCAAATAGTTGCCAGCCGCCTGCATCATGAAGATGTGCAGTCTCTCGCGAAACTTCTGTCTGATTCAAGTGTTGGGAGACAACT ACCATTGTGGGAGGACTTGAAGCATACCGAAACTCCTCTTTTGTTCATTGTTGGGGAGAAGGATAGTAAATTTAAAGCAATTGCTCATGAAATGTGTTACACAATTGATAGCAGTAGGAAGACCAGTGATGCCTCATCTAGTGATGTTTATGAATTATTCGAGATACCCGATTCGGGGCATGCACCGCATCTAGAAAACCCTCTTCCTGTTGTTAGTGCATTGAGACGATTCAATTTCAAACTAGAGGATGGAAACACTACGAACTTGTCAAGCCAATAA